A genome region from Geobacter pickeringii includes the following:
- the pabB gene encoding aminodeoxychorismate synthase component I: protein MSGTPAVTLASFDPERHPASYRFEEIVEVVEARSPEEVLPALQRVAEAAARGLHGAGFVSYEAAPGLGTGLATHPAGPLPLVWFGIFAKRVAIAPRLAGGDGDGPTYGTEGWDATLSPGTYGTAIDRIREYIAAGDTYQVNFTLRQHFRFTGDPEAYFHDLCRAQRAPFCAFVDTGRFRLLSASPELFFALRHGTLTCRPMKGTARRGRWHAEDEEQRRQLAASEKEQAENLMIVDLLRNDMGMVAETGSVEVDGLFAVETLETVHQMTSTITARLRKGVGLTELFQALFPCGSVTGAPKKRSMEIIRELEDSPRGVYTGCIGYVSPGNEALFSVAIRTAVIDGETGMGELGIGSGVTFGSRAEAEYAECLAKGRFARERLPDFQLVETMLYDEDKGCFLLERHLARLYRSAAYFGFPVRLGTITTVLEHRTAPLAGRHRVRLLLSRRGGFTIETEPLPADGEEPVPVSFAAATVDSADPFLYHKTTHRPLYRRELAARPECADVIFTNERGEVTEAANANVVARIGGELVTPPVACGLLPGTFREELLALGQVRERVITRTELEQAEDIFLVNSVRQWRGARLT from the coding sequence ATGAGCGGCACGCCGGCGGTGACCCTCGCCTCCTTCGACCCGGAGCGCCACCCGGCATCCTACCGTTTCGAGGAGATCGTGGAGGTGGTGGAGGCCCGCTCCCCGGAGGAGGTCCTCCCGGCGCTGCAGCGGGTGGCGGAGGCGGCCGCCCGGGGGCTCCACGGGGCGGGATTCGTCTCCTACGAAGCGGCACCGGGGCTCGGCACGGGACTCGCCACCCACCCCGCCGGCCCCCTCCCCCTGGTCTGGTTCGGCATCTTCGCGAAACGCGTCGCCATCGCCCCGCGCCTAGCCGGCGGCGATGGCGACGGGCCGACCTACGGGACCGAGGGGTGGGACGCCACCCTCTCTCCCGGCACCTACGGTACGGCCATCGACCGGATCAGGGAGTACATCGCCGCCGGCGACACCTACCAGGTGAACTTCACCCTCCGGCAGCACTTTCGCTTCACCGGCGACCCGGAGGCGTACTTCCACGACCTCTGCCGCGCCCAGCGGGCTCCCTTCTGCGCCTTCGTCGACACGGGACGATTCCGGCTTCTGTCGGCCTCCCCCGAGCTTTTCTTCGCCCTCCGCCACGGCACCCTCACCTGCCGCCCCATGAAGGGGACCGCCCGGCGGGGACGCTGGCACGCCGAGGACGAGGAGCAGCGGCGGCAGCTGGCGGCAAGCGAGAAGGAGCAGGCCGAGAACCTGATGATCGTCGATCTGCTGCGCAACGACATGGGGATGGTGGCCGAGACGGGGTCGGTGGAGGTGGACGGGCTTTTCGCCGTGGAGACGCTGGAGACGGTCCACCAGATGACCTCCACCATCACCGCCCGGCTCCGGAAGGGGGTCGGTCTCACGGAGCTCTTCCAGGCCCTCTTCCCCTGCGGCTCCGTGACCGGGGCGCCTAAGAAGCGGAGCATGGAGATCATCAGGGAACTGGAAGATTCCCCCCGCGGGGTCTACACGGGGTGCATCGGCTACGTCTCGCCGGGGAACGAGGCGCTCTTCAGCGTCGCGATCCGGACGGCGGTCATCGACGGGGAGACCGGGATGGGGGAGCTCGGGATCGGCAGCGGCGTCACCTTCGGCTCCCGCGCGGAGGCCGAGTACGCGGAATGCCTCGCCAAGGGGCGCTTTGCCCGGGAGCGGCTCCCCGACTTCCAGCTGGTGGAGACGATGCTCTACGACGAGGACAAGGGGTGCTTCCTGCTGGAGCGGCATCTGGCGCGGCTCTACCGCTCGGCCGCCTACTTCGGCTTCCCGGTCCGGCTCGGAACCATCACCACGGTGCTCGAACACCGCACCGCCCCCCTCGCCGGCCGGCACCGGGTGCGGCTCCTGCTGAGCCGCCGGGGCGGGTTCACCATCGAAACCGAGCCCCTTCCCGCCGACGGAGAGGAGCCGGTGCCGGTCAGCTTCGCCGCCGCCACCGTCGACTCCGCCGATCCGTTCCTCTACCACAAGACGACCCACCGCCCCCTCTACCGCCGCGAACTGGCGGCCCGCCCGGAGTGTGCCGACGTGATCTTCACCAACGAGCGGGGGGAGGTGACCGAGGCGGCCAACGCCAACGTGGTGGCCCGCATCGGGGGAGAGCTCGTCACCCCTCCCGTGGCATGTGGCCTCCTCCCCGGCACCTTCCGTGAGGAGCTCCTCGCCCTGGGCCAGGTGCGGGAACGGGTCATCACGCGGACGGAGCTGGAGCAGGCGGAGGATATCTTTCTCGTCAACTCGGTCAGGCAGTGGCGCGGGGCGCGGCTGACCTGA
- a CDS encoding NAD(P)-dependent oxidoreductase: MQKFGFIGLGIMGSAMAKNLVMAGFDVTVWNRSPEKCDELVALGARQAATPREVVASAPLTFAMLADPAAAEEVCFGKNGVLEGIGDGRGYVDMSTVDPATSQRIGFAVAATGGRFLEAPVSGSKKPAEDGTLIILAAGDRTLYDEAMPGFEKMGKKVLHLGDVGRGAEMKLVVNMMMGGMMAIFCEGLALGGKAGLASDDILDVVAAGAMANPMFALKGKLMGEGNFAPAFPLKHMQKDLRLAVALGERVGQPLFAAATANELFKRASAAGFGAEDFSALFKTTAP, encoded by the coding sequence ATGCAGAAATTCGGATTCATCGGTCTCGGGATCATGGGGAGCGCCATGGCGAAGAATCTCGTCATGGCGGGATTCGACGTGACGGTCTGGAACCGCTCGCCGGAGAAGTGCGACGAGCTGGTGGCGCTGGGGGCGCGGCAGGCGGCAACGCCGCGGGAGGTGGTGGCGTCGGCCCCCCTCACCTTCGCCATGCTCGCCGACCCCGCGGCGGCCGAGGAGGTCTGTTTCGGCAAGAACGGGGTGCTGGAGGGGATCGGCGACGGGCGGGGCTACGTCGACATGTCGACGGTGGACCCGGCCACCTCCCAGCGGATCGGTTTCGCCGTGGCGGCAACGGGAGGGCGCTTCCTGGAGGCGCCGGTCTCGGGGAGCAAGAAGCCGGCGGAGGACGGCACGCTCATCATCCTCGCCGCCGGGGACCGGACCCTCTACGACGAGGCGATGCCCGGCTTCGAGAAGATGGGGAAAAAGGTCCTCCACCTGGGCGACGTCGGGAGGGGGGCCGAGATGAAGCTCGTGGTGAACATGATGATGGGGGGGATGATGGCGATCTTCTGCGAGGGGCTCGCCCTGGGGGGGAAAGCGGGACTGGCCTCTGACGACATCCTCGACGTCGTCGCCGCCGGTGCCATGGCGAACCCGATGTTCGCCCTCAAGGGGAAACTCATGGGCGAGGGGAACTTCGCGCCGGCCTTCCCCCTGAAGCACATGCAGAAGGACCTGCGCCTGGCGGTTGCCCTCGGCGAGCGGGTCGGGCAGCCCCTCTTCGCCGCCGCCACGGCCAACGAGCTCTTCAAGCGGGCATCCGCCGCCGGCTTCGGCGCCGAGGACTTCTCGGCCCTGTTCAAGACCACGGCCCCGTGA
- a CDS encoding M23 family metallopeptidase translates to MKRFIFLAAVALMAVPAMAAARRLPVDGGTITSGIGWRPDPFGSGRMVYHHGVDIAVPEGTSVYPTQTGTVIYAGLYKGYGNLVAIDHGNGYITIYGHNASVRVKAGDRVDEKTVIALSGNTGRSTGPHVHYEVRQIPVSDRQRREAQARLEERLKEVVSENVGAWIAGHEQGQGGEATSVELALPTGDEP, encoded by the coding sequence ATGAAACGTTTCATCTTTCTGGCGGCGGTGGCACTGATGGCCGTTCCGGCCATGGCGGCGGCGCGGCGGCTGCCGGTGGACGGGGGGACCATCACCTCCGGCATCGGCTGGCGTCCCGATCCCTTCGGCAGCGGCCGGATGGTCTATCACCACGGGGTCGACATCGCCGTCCCCGAAGGGACCTCCGTCTACCCCACCCAGACCGGCACGGTCATCTACGCCGGGCTCTACAAGGGATACGGGAACCTGGTGGCCATCGATCACGGCAATGGCTACATAACCATCTACGGCCACAATGCATCGGTTCGCGTAAAGGCGGGAGACCGCGTCGACGAGAAGACCGTCATTGCCCTTTCCGGCAACACCGGCCGTTCCACCGGCCCCCATGTCCATTACGAGGTCCGGCAGATTCCGGTCTCCGATCGGCAGCGTCGCGAGGCCCAGGCCCGGCTCGAAGAGCGGCTAAAGGAGGTTGTTTCCGAGAATGTCGGGGCGTGGATAGCCGGCCACGAGCAGGGACAGGGGGGAGAAGCGACGTCTGTCGAGCTGGCGCTCCCGACGGGGGACGAGCCGTAA
- the typA gene encoding translational GTPase TypA, whose amino-acid sequence MQERIRNIAIIAHVDHGKTTLVDAMLKHAGVFRENEAITERVMDSNDLEKERGITILAKNLSVHHGRYKINIIDTPGHADFGGEVERVLKMVDSVLLLVDALDGPMPQTRFVLKKSLDLGLKPIVVINKIDRPGARADEVVDMVFDLFCELNANDEQLDFPIVYTSAKLGFAKLDLDTESNSMEPLFAVIEANVHPPAGDAKAPFQLLVTNIDYNDYIGRIATGKIFNGSVKAGETVALVRRDGSVVRGRISKLLGYEGLKQVEIPEACTGDIITVAGFDEVGIGETLAAADNPVALPYVSIDEPTIAMNFIVNSSPFAGKEGKFVTSRNIRDRLDRELRTNVSLRVEDTGNADTFKVSGRGELHLSILIENMRREGFEMAVSKPEVIMREIDGKKMEPMEYLVVDVPSEFQGSIIEKMGPRKGEMTSMQPMGETVRLEFIVPARGLIGLRGELLTETRGTAVMTHTFHDYAPFKGDIPGRKNGVLIAMENGETTAYSLDSLQPRGILFIGPGVEVYGGMIIGQHAKDNDLDVNPCKGKKLTNVRASGSDDAIKLTPPRVLTLEQALEFIDDDELVEVTPQSIRLRKKELDPNRRKRKG is encoded by the coding sequence ATGCAGGAAAGAATCAGGAACATCGCCATCATCGCCCACGTCGACCACGGGAAGACCACCCTGGTGGACGCCATGCTGAAGCACGCCGGGGTCTTCCGGGAAAACGAGGCCATCACCGAGCGGGTCATGGACTCCAACGACCTGGAGAAGGAGCGCGGCATCACCATCCTGGCCAAGAACCTGTCGGTGCACCACGGCCGCTACAAGATCAACATCATCGACACCCCGGGCCACGCCGACTTCGGCGGCGAGGTGGAGCGGGTGCTGAAGATGGTCGACTCGGTGCTGCTGCTCGTCGACGCCCTGGACGGCCCCATGCCCCAGACCCGCTTCGTGCTCAAGAAGTCCCTGGACCTGGGGCTCAAGCCGATCGTCGTCATCAACAAGATCGACCGCCCCGGCGCCCGGGCCGACGAGGTGGTGGACATGGTCTTCGACCTTTTCTGCGAGCTGAACGCCAACGACGAGCAGTTGGACTTCCCCATCGTCTACACCAGCGCCAAGCTCGGCTTCGCCAAGCTGGATCTCGACACCGAGTCAAACAGCATGGAGCCGCTCTTCGCGGTGATCGAAGCCAACGTCCATCCGCCGGCCGGCGACGCCAAGGCGCCGTTCCAGCTCCTGGTCACCAACATCGACTACAACGACTACATCGGCCGCATCGCCACCGGCAAGATCTTCAACGGCAGCGTGAAGGCCGGCGAAACCGTGGCGCTGGTGCGCCGCGACGGCAGCGTGGTGCGTGGCCGCATCTCCAAGCTGCTGGGCTACGAAGGGCTCAAGCAGGTGGAGATCCCCGAGGCGTGCACCGGCGACATCATCACCGTGGCCGGCTTCGACGAGGTGGGGATCGGCGAGACCCTGGCCGCCGCCGACAATCCGGTGGCGCTCCCCTACGTCTCCATCGACGAGCCGACCATCGCCATGAACTTCATCGTCAACTCCTCCCCCTTCGCCGGCAAGGAGGGGAAGTTCGTCACCTCCCGCAACATCCGCGACCGCCTCGACCGTGAGCTGCGGACCAACGTATCGCTGCGGGTCGAGGACACCGGCAACGCCGACACCTTCAAGGTCTCCGGCCGCGGCGAGCTCCACCTCTCCATCCTTATCGAGAACATGCGCCGGGAAGGGTTCGAGATGGCGGTCTCCAAGCCCGAGGTCATCATGCGGGAGATCGACGGCAAGAAGATGGAGCCGATGGAGTACCTGGTGGTGGACGTCCCTTCGGAGTTCCAGGGGTCGATCATCGAAAAGATGGGGCCCCGCAAGGGGGAGATGACCTCCATGCAGCCCATGGGGGAGACGGTGCGCCTGGAGTTCATCGTGCCGGCCCGGGGACTCATCGGCCTGCGGGGCGAGCTCCTCACCGAGACCCGGGGCACCGCGGTCATGACCCACACCTTCCACGACTACGCCCCCTTCAAGGGTGACATCCCGGGGCGCAAGAACGGCGTCCTCATCGCCATGGAGAACGGCGAGACCACCGCCTACTCCCTGGACTCCCTCCAGCCCCGCGGCATCCTCTTCATCGGCCCCGGCGTCGAGGTCTACGGCGGGATGATCATCGGCCAGCACGCCAAGGACAACGACCTGGACGTGAACCCCTGCAAGGGGAAGAAGCTCACCAACGTCCGAGCCTCGGGCTCCGACGACGCCATCAAGCTCACCCCGCCCCGCGTCCTGACCCTGGAGCAGGCCCTGGAGTTCATCGACGACGATGAGCTGGTGGAGGTGACCCCCCAGTCGATCCGGCTCCGGAAGAAGGAGCTGGACCCGAACCGGCGGAAGCGCAAAGGGTAG
- a CDS encoding outer membrane protein assembly factor BamD produces MKLSIRRTLHSLCALSLLAAAGCATTSEPVSRNPEMIAKEAEEFQSSRRYEDAIAQWKKVKESYASPEMTTLAEMKIADAQFDSGTFIEAAASYEEFRKLHPNHEKSAYALYRQALSYYNQITGIDTDQTPTTNSVAFFESFLKLYPTSEYAAEVRNKLEVCRMKQVEYEIYIGRFYYRTDKYASAIKRLEEALKKYPRSPLHDETLYYLGKSYVLAGDRAKGREAFQRLFNDYRTSKYVDEARQFLDKNY; encoded by the coding sequence ATGAAGCTCTCCATACGCCGGACCCTGCATTCCCTCTGCGCCCTCTCCCTGCTCGCAGCCGCCGGCTGCGCCACCACGTCGGAGCCGGTGAGCAGGAACCCCGAGATGATCGCCAAAGAGGCCGAGGAGTTCCAGAGCTCCCGCCGCTACGAAGACGCCATCGCCCAGTGGAAGAAGGTGAAGGAGAGCTACGCCTCGCCCGAGATGACCACCCTGGCCGAGATGAAGATCGCCGACGCCCAGTTCGACAGCGGCACTTTCATCGAAGCGGCCGCCTCCTACGAGGAGTTCCGCAAGCTCCACCCCAATCACGAAAAGTCGGCCTACGCCCTCTACCGCCAAGCCTTGAGCTACTACAACCAGATCACCGGCATCGACACCGACCAGACGCCGACCACCAACTCCGTCGCCTTCTTCGAGTCGTTCCTGAAGCTCTACCCGACCTCCGAGTACGCCGCCGAGGTCCGGAACAAGCTCGAAGTCTGCCGGATGAAGCAGGTGGAATACGAGATCTACATCGGCCGGTTCTACTACCGGACCGACAAGTACGCCTCCGCCATCAAACGCCTCGAGGAGGCGCTCAAGAAATACCCCCGCTCGCCGCTCCACGACGAGACCCTCTACTATCTCGGCAAATCCTACGTCCTTGCCGGCGACCGGGCCAAGGGGCGCGAGGCGTTCCAGCGGCTCTTCAACGACTACCGCACGAGCAAATACGTGGACGAGGCGCGGCAGTTCCTCGACAAGAACTACTGA
- a CDS encoding nuclear transport factor 2 family protein codes for MRSLLALLALLCLAGCSTERRAVEDVMRLREKALATADAPLYASLLSSAYRDKGKDYTAERAELEGMIRGFGPVSYRSLDRTVTVHGADATVAGRYALKVTFRGRPLELAGEETIHLHRETGGWKIVGGL; via the coding sequence ATGAGATCCCTCCTGGCGCTCCTGGCGCTGCTCTGCCTCGCCGGCTGCAGCACGGAACGGCGCGCCGTGGAGGATGTCATGAGGCTGCGGGAAAAGGCCCTCGCCACGGCGGATGCCCCCCTCTACGCCTCCCTCCTCTCCTCCGCCTACCGCGACAAGGGGAAGGACTACACCGCCGAGCGGGCGGAACTGGAAGGGATGATCCGGGGCTTCGGACCGGTTTCCTACCGCTCCCTCGACCGCACCGTCACGGTGCACGGTGCCGACGCCACCGTCGCCGGCCGCTACGCCCTGAAGGTCACCTTCCGGGGACGGCCGCTGGAGCTCGCCGGCGAGGAGACCATCCACCTCCACCGCGAGACCGGCGGATGGAAGATCGTCGGCGGACTCTGA
- the crcB gene encoding fluoride efflux transporter CrcB yields MQTILLIAIFGALGCVSRYLLSGWVYTLLGRGFPHGTFAVNIVGAFLIGLIMEFGIRSTLLTHELRSALTIGFLGGLTTFSTFSYETFKLLEDGEFLTASVNVLASVVVCLACTWVGILAARHL; encoded by the coding sequence ATGCAGACCATCCTCCTCATAGCCATTTTCGGCGCCCTCGGCTGCGTAAGCCGCTACCTCTTATCGGGATGGGTCTACACGCTCCTCGGGCGGGGGTTCCCCCACGGGACCTTTGCGGTGAACATCGTCGGGGCGTTCCTCATCGGGCTGATCATGGAGTTCGGCATCCGCAGCACCCTCCTCACCCACGAGCTCCGCAGCGCGCTCACCATCGGTTTCCTCGGCGGACTCACGACCTTCTCCACCTTCAGCTACGAAACCTTCAAGCTGCTCGAGGACGGCGAGTTTCTCACCGCCTCGGTGAACGTCCTGGCGAGCGTCGTGGTCTGCCTCGCCTGCACCTGGGTCGGCATCCTAGCGGCCCGCCACCTGTAA
- a CDS encoding DUF190 domain-containing protein, with amino-acid sequence MMRFSGEKVLMRIFIGESDRHGRKPLYEALVELFRQEGFAGATVLRGVAGFGASSVYHTDKLLELSTDLPLVVEVVEEQERIDALMPRIDAMMDGGMITLEKATVIRYERRSEREGARP; translated from the coding sequence ATGATGAGATTCAGCGGCGAAAAGGTCCTGATGCGGATCTTCATCGGCGAAAGCGACCGACACGGCCGCAAGCCCCTCTATGAAGCCCTCGTGGAGCTCTTCCGGCAGGAGGGGTTCGCCGGTGCCACGGTGCTCCGCGGCGTGGCTGGATTCGGCGCCTCCAGCGTCTATCATACCGACAAGCTTCTGGAGCTTTCCACCGACCTTCCGCTCGTGGTGGAGGTGGTGGAGGAGCAGGAGCGGATCGACGCCCTGATGCCGCGGATCGACGCCATGATGGACGGCGGGATGATAACCCTGGAGAAGGCGACCGTCATCCGGTACGAACGGCGGAGCGAACGCGAAGGGGCGAGGCCGTGA
- a CDS encoding rhodanese-like domain-containing protein encodes MRSDLRRLATEMAVIVLVAAAVGIAWNFRLLRDVWQGHASTASAPSLPAPNAPAEPLPLGLIQIKELVDSKEAVIIDARDREAFRKGHISGALSLPLGEADRLVPELVAKTPKEKLLVVYCNGYDCHDSKTLGRRLLAAGFGQVFVFEGGFPEWRDAGYPVAQGGE; translated from the coding sequence GTGAGGAGCGACCTCCGCCGTCTTGCGACGGAGATGGCTGTCATCGTCCTCGTGGCGGCGGCGGTCGGCATTGCCTGGAACTTCCGTCTGCTCCGCGACGTCTGGCAGGGGCATGCCTCGACCGCCTCGGCCCCGTCGTTGCCGGCGCCGAACGCTCCTGCCGAGCCGCTCCCCCTCGGGCTCATACAGATCAAGGAACTCGTCGACTCGAAGGAGGCCGTCATCATCGACGCCCGGGACCGGGAGGCCTTCCGCAAGGGGCATATCAGCGGAGCGCTCTCCCTCCCCCTCGGCGAGGCCGACCGCCTCGTGCCGGAATTGGTGGCAAAGACCCCGAAGGAGAAGCTCCTGGTCGTCTATTGCAACGGCTACGATTGTCACGACAGCAAGACCCTCGGCCGGCGGCTCCTGGCGGCCGGCTTTGGTCAGGTCTTCGTCTTCGAGGGGGGATTTCCGGAATGGCGCGACGCCGGCTACCCCGTCGCCCAGGGGGGGGAGTGA
- a CDS encoding MauE/DoxX family redox-associated membrane protein, translating into MQPVARHLTAVLRVALGAVFLYAGMLKISNPAAFAGSIASYQVIGYVGTYVVAAILPWVEVICGALLVTGWRARTAAAMAVVLNVVFIVLLFSTVVRGLDIDCGCFRQGGEKTSAWTAIFRDLMLMVAAGFIYRKGTR; encoded by the coding sequence ATGCAACCCGTCGCCAGACATCTCACGGCGGTGCTCCGGGTGGCGCTCGGCGCCGTCTTCCTCTACGCCGGGATGCTCAAGATCTCCAATCCCGCCGCCTTCGCCGGGAGCATTGCCAGCTACCAGGTCATCGGCTACGTCGGGACCTACGTGGTGGCAGCCATCCTGCCGTGGGTAGAGGTGATCTGCGGCGCGCTCCTCGTCACCGGCTGGCGCGCCCGGACCGCCGCGGCGATGGCGGTGGTGCTGAACGTCGTCTTCATCGTCCTGCTCTTCTCCACCGTTGTCAGGGGGCTCGACATCGACTGCGGCTGCTTCAGGCAGGGGGGGGAAAAGACTTCGGCCTGGACCGCCATCTTCCGCGATCTCATGCTGATGGTGGCAGCGGGGTTCATCTACCGAAAGGGAACGCGCTGA
- the plsY gene encoding glycerol-3-phosphate 1-O-acyltransferase PlsY has translation MNQLLLLAGAYLLGSIPTGLLLARALGVDIRTTGSGNIGATNVYRTMGRTVGIMTLVGDCLKGLVPVLVARQLGFDEAWVAAAGLAAFLGHIYTIFLRFKGGKGVATALGVFLGISPLAVLVALTVFIGMVAKWRYISLGSITAAAVMPVAVALLEGKPRVVLLTLAVSFLVIWKHRENIRRLREGTENKFKA, from the coding sequence TTGAATCAGCTACTTCTCCTCGCCGGGGCCTATCTCCTCGGCTCGATCCCCACGGGGCTCCTCCTCGCCCGGGCCCTGGGCGTTGACATCAGAACCACCGGCAGCGGCAACATCGGCGCCACCAACGTCTACCGGACTATGGGACGCACGGTAGGCATCATGACCCTCGTGGGAGACTGCCTGAAGGGGCTCGTCCCGGTACTCGTGGCACGCCAGCTCGGCTTTGACGAGGCCTGGGTCGCCGCCGCCGGCCTCGCGGCATTCCTAGGCCATATCTACACCATCTTCCTCCGGTTCAAAGGGGGGAAAGGGGTTGCCACGGCCCTCGGCGTCTTCCTCGGCATCTCTCCCCTCGCCGTCCTGGTGGCACTGACGGTCTTCATCGGCATGGTCGCCAAATGGCGCTACATCTCCCTCGGCTCCATCACGGCCGCCGCCGTGATGCCCGTGGCCGTGGCGCTCCTCGAAGGGAAACCCCGCGTCGTTCTCCTCACCCTCGCCGTTTCCTTCCTCGTCATCTGGAAGCACCGGGAGAACATCCGCCGGCTCCGGGAAGGGACCGAAAACAAGTTCAAGGCATGA
- the mltG gene encoding endolytic transglycosylase MltG yields the protein MTAPLSPDHCPVPEEDDSAGEAPTSSTAASASPPPRFDLRDRRTRAALALLLILLLTPFIRYAWFLLLPSGSGKTVRIIDFEKGDTPRRIADELERSGVISSARLFVIYTRLSDAAGRLQAGEYQFTDAMRPSEILRKMVNGEVYAERFAVPEGYSIYQVAELLEERRIFRRDAFLKAAGDPKLLTELGIDGTSVEGYLSPSTYNVTKKMDEAALIRAMVAHADKIYAERFAAEARRLGISRREVVTLASLIEKEAISAAERPLISSVFHNRLGKGMRLQSDPTAIYGIRAFGGNVSKRDIERATPYNTYRIPGLPPGPIGNPSDAAIDAALHPAQTGYLYFVARKDGTHHFSATLAEHNAAVRTYLRGAAAPTTELRTEHPSITGRR from the coding sequence ATGACCGCTCCCCTCTCTCCAGACCATTGCCCGGTCCCCGAGGAGGATGATTCGGCAGGCGAGGCGCCGACCTCTTCGACTGCGGCATCCGCGTCTCCACCCCCGCGGTTCGACCTGAGGGACCGCCGCACTCGGGCGGCGCTGGCGCTCCTGCTCATCCTCCTTCTCACGCCGTTTATCCGCTACGCCTGGTTCCTCTTGCTCCCCTCCGGTAGCGGAAAGACCGTCCGGATCATCGATTTCGAGAAAGGAGACACCCCTCGCCGCATCGCCGACGAGCTGGAGCGGTCCGGCGTCATTTCCAGCGCCCGGCTCTTCGTCATCTACACCCGGCTTTCCGACGCCGCCGGACGGCTGCAGGCGGGAGAGTACCAGTTCACCGACGCCATGCGTCCCTCCGAGATCCTGCGCAAGATGGTGAACGGTGAGGTCTATGCCGAGCGGTTCGCGGTTCCCGAAGGATACTCCATCTATCAGGTGGCGGAGCTCCTCGAAGAGCGCCGGATCTTTCGCAGGGACGCCTTTCTCAAGGCCGCCGGTGACCCGAAACTTCTAACGGAGCTCGGCATCGACGGCACGAGCGTGGAGGGGTACCTTTCCCCGAGCACCTATAACGTCACGAAGAAGATGGACGAGGCCGCCCTCATCCGCGCCATGGTGGCCCATGCCGACAAGATCTACGCCGAACGGTTCGCTGCCGAGGCCCGTCGCCTCGGCATTTCTCGCCGGGAAGTCGTCACCCTCGCCTCACTGATCGAAAAGGAAGCCATCTCCGCCGCCGAGCGCCCCCTTATCTCGTCGGTCTTCCATAACCGCCTCGGAAAGGGGATGCGCCTTCAGAGCGACCCCACCGCCATCTACGGCATCCGCGCCTTTGGCGGGAACGTCTCAAAACGGGACATCGAGCGGGCAACCCCCTACAACACCTACCGCATCCCCGGCCTTCCTCCCGGCCCCATCGGCAACCCGAGCGACGCCGCGATCGATGCGGCTCTCCACCCGGCGCAGACCGGCTACCTCTACTTTGTCGCCAGGAAAGATGGAACCCACCACTTTTCCGCCACCCTGGCGGAGCACAACGCCGCCGTCCGCACCTACCTCAGGGGAGCTGCCGCCCCCACCACCGAACTCCGCACCGAGCATCCGTCGATCACCGGCCGTCGCTGA